The following proteins are encoded in a genomic region of Ostrinia nubilalis chromosome 1, ilOstNubi1.1, whole genome shotgun sequence:
- the LOC135075165 gene encoding putative nuclease HARBI1, with protein MNAINAIVHLANNADPARRRKLYRQRSNPFDLRDLNFKIKYRFNKDTVRTIIDLVEDDLVQSARGGGTCPELQVLVAIRCWGRREVQDDAGDLHGLSQPTVSRICARVAHAIANKANSFIKMPITIGEQERISAKFRAIKNFPGVIGAIDCTHIKIKKTGGDMAQYYINRKGYYSLNVQVVCDADLKIMDIVARWRGSTHDSRIFMESNIKQRFEDRQFRGRLIGDSGYPLLPYLFTPILRPSRPEEEAYNNAHISTRNTVERCFGVWKQRFQCLLHGLPVSLQNGKAVIIALAVLHNIAIDMNDTLLEQHMEQVPVTPQLSTENSVHDNRPSLLRRRSQLILQNFINQHF; from the exons atgaatgctataaatgcaattgtgcatttagccaataatgccgacccagcgcgacgtagaaagctctaccgccaacgaagcaacccattcgatttgcgggacctaaattttaaaataaaatataggttcaataaggacacagtgcgcaccatcatagatttggtggaagatgatctggttcagagcgctagaggtggtggcacgtgtcctgaactgcaagttttagtggccataagatgttggggacgtcgtgag gtacaagatgatgctggtgacctccatggcctaagtcagccgacagtgagccggatatgcgccagagtcgcgcatgcaatcgcgaataaggcaaattccttcatcaaaatgcctatcactataggagagcaggaaagaattagtgccaaatttagagcaattaaaaattttcctggggtgataggagccatagattgcacccacattaaaattaaaaaaaccggaggtgacatggcccagtactatattaatagaaaaggctattattccctgaatgttcag gttgtctgtgatgctgacctcaaaataatggatatagtggctagatggcgaggcagtacacatgacagtcgaatttttatggagagcaatataaaacaacgatttgaggataggcagtttagaggacgccttattggcgattcgggctaccctcttctgccatatctatttacacctattttaaggcctagtcgtccagaagaagaagcatacaataatgctcacatctcaactaggaacactgttgaaaggtgttttggggtgtggaagcagcggttccaatgcctactccatggcttaccagtaagcctccaaaatggaaaagctgtgatcatagcattggctgtattacataatatagccattgatatgaatgacacattgttag aacaacatatggagcaggtccctgtaactccgcaactttcgacggagaacagtgttcacgacaaccgaccttcattgttgaggcgtaggtcgcagttgatactacaaaattttataaatcaacatttttga
- the LOC135086965 gene encoding keratin, type II cytoskeletal 2 epidermal-like, which produces MRTMFIVACVCLAGLVGSVAPAPAEGFVFPDERREKKLEPIITPPVLPVLEHLERDPSTLLPSEKVQSRSRPQAKPRFNGGGFNVRPSGNGGLTASVSSSGSFGGASQSASQSFSFGFNEGFSASQAASQAASFNGFGGFSGSQASSQAASFGGSSVSGAASSAAAFGGGGFGGNSGSQSASSAFGFNSLNGFPQADLTFGDGAFDVRHRGVPDFPTFPSGFPNFSSRKGAGAAIFKSRKGPSFRSGDDFVSVVVSD; this is translated from the exons ATGCGAACCATGTTCATCGTGGCTTGTGTGTGTCTCGCCGGGCTGGTCGGGAGCGtggcgccggcgccggccgAGGGGTTCGTGTTCCCTGATGAGCGCCGCGAGAAGAAATTGGAGCCGATTATTACTCCGCCTGTTCTACCCGTGTTAGAGCATTTAGAGCGCGATCCGAGTACTTTGCTCCCCAGTGAGAAGGTTCAGAGTCGCTCGCGGCCGCAAGCCAAGCCGAGGTTCAATGGGGGTGGGTTCAACGTGAGGCCCTCTGGGAACGGAGGGTTGACGGCGAGCGTGAGCAGCAGTGGCAGCTTCGGAGGAGCCAGCCAGTCAGCCTCGCAGTCATTCTCCTTCGGCTTCAACGAAGGGTTCAGTGCATCGCAGGCTGCTAGTCAAGCAGCCTCCTTCAATGGATTTGG CGGCTTCAGCGGCAGCCAGGCCAGCAGTCAAGCGGCTTCGTTTGGCGGGTCATCTGTATCAGGAGCAGCTTCGTCGGCTGCTGCCTTTGGAGGCGGCGGCTTTGGTGGAAACAGCGGGAGCCAAAGCGCTTCATCCGCTTTTGGGTTCAACTCACTGAATGGATTCCCACAGGCTGAT CTGACATTCGGCGATGGAGCCTTCGACGTCAGACATCGTGGGGTGCCAGACTTCCCCACCTTCCCATCGGGGTTCCCTAACTTTTCAAGCCGCAAGGGTGCCGGAGCGGCCATCTTCAAATCACGGAAGGGTCCGTCCTTTAGGAGTGGGGACGATTTTGTGTCTGTGGTTGTGTCAGACTAA
- the LOC135075174 gene encoding uncharacterized protein LOC135075174 produces MSMTKENRPPKRQRSENWLEEDKYLLKELVKERVNAIENKNTDTNTNKRKVAAWADLQTTFNSMCAGMNRSITQLKSQWSLIKISAKKDKTIARQAQIKTGGGPPLSVPDDRADDIASWLPNEFVVDVNRFDSDSNKSELINIQEEESTQNTQDQELINNEEIQYELVVLDEEIEDTHACTTRGILEDKENKKVEAKENKAKPNFKAPAIKKKRKLLNKEGLIDLSKVRISEIAETESKCRIELHEVQMENERKKGRNLDLEHQLLQEKLKYYTHINKE; encoded by the exons atgtccatgacgaaggagaacagaccgcctaaaaggcaacgatcagaaaactggttggaggaagataag tatttgctgaaagagttggtgaaagaaagagtaaatgcaatcgaaaataaaaatacagacactaacacgaataaacggaaggttgcggcttgggctgatttacaaacaac gtttaattcaatgtgcgctggtatgaaccgctccattacccagttaaaatcgcaatggagcctcataaaaatcagtgcgaagaaagacaagaccattgctaggcaggctcaaattaaaactggcggtggtccaccattatcagtgcctgacgatagggctgatgatatagcatcttggttgcccaatgaatttgtagtcgatgttaacagatttgactcggactcaaataaaagtgaattaattaacattcaagaggaggaatcaactcaaaatacgcaagatcaggaattgataaataatgaagaaatccaatatgaattggtggtacttgatgaagaaatagaagatacacatgcttgtactactagaggcatattggaagataaagaaaataaaaaagtagaggcaaaagaaaataaagcaaaacctaattttaaagcaccagcaatcaaaaaaaaaaggaaactgttaaacaaagaaggcttaattgatttaagcaaagttaggatttccgaaattgcagaaacagaatcaaaatgccggattgaactgcatgaagttcaaatggaaaacgaacggaagaaagggagaaacttggatcttgagcatcaattattacaggaaaaacttaaatattacactcacattaataaagaataa